The DNA window GTCGATCGTCGGTGGCTATCGGGGTGACGTCGACGACTACGTCGGTCGCAAGGAATCCGTTGTCGTCCACCAGATTGCGCCCGGGATACACGGACACTCGTGCACCGATCGAAAAATCCGCTCCCGCGACCGAACTCACGTCGAGGTAGACGAGGGCGCCATCGGGATCCGGGTCACGTTGGTCTGTCGGTTCGCTCGAATGCGCCATCGCGTACGCAATCAGCACTGTGATGTAACAGACGATCACAGCCACTGCAATGGCTGCTGTCGTGCGGAGTGACTTCGGCTTGTCGACTGTCTCCACTGTTGGGCGCCTCTCTGGCCTGCGTCCTGCGTTGAATCGAAGCCTCCGTTGTCGGGTCAGTGTAGGTGCGGAATAGATGAGCACGCGGGCGAATTCGGCATCATGTTTTTCTGGGTACAACGTTCGGTCGGCAGCCGTGGTAGACAGATTTCGGTTGTGGTGAAGAGCGAACGAGGTGGTCGGGTGTCGAACGAAACCCGCATATGGGGTCGATCAGACCTGTCCTATCGACCCAGCAGGCTCGGGACCAGTGTGCTCGTGCTTGCGCTCGTGTGCGCGTGGCTGGGCCTGTTTTCGATCAGCATTCTGGGATCGTTCTGGAGGTTGGGGCATCCGGATGCCCCCACTTCTGAGCTCACAAGGGCTGATCAGGTCGCGGACCTCGTTGTGTTGACTCTTCAGTTCGCAATAGGCGTCGTGGCGATCCTCACGGTGTTGTTCCTGCGCCGACGCGTTCTGGTGACGGTCCTACCCCGCCGCAGTGGGAGCGCAGCAGATGCGGCTATAGCGTGGTGCGCGGCCATTGCTGCATCCTCGGCATGTGCCCTGATGCTCGACCGGCTCGGGATGGCACGATTCGATCTGTCGATTCCGGCCGTGGTCGAGTCTCCCGCGTTGGCGGCCGTTTCCGCCGTGTCGGCCGGTCTGCGAGAAGAACCGCTGCTGGCCGCGCTACCGGTTCTACTTCTGGTCGGACGGATACCTATCGGGTGGATCATGATCCTTGCCGGCGCGATGCGCGGATCGCTGTATCTGTACTTCGGCGGTGGCGGGTTCGTGTGGGCGGCACTGTGGGGCGCTGCGGCGGTGTGGGTGTACTGCAAAT is part of the Rhodococcus sovatensis genome and encodes:
- a CDS encoding CPBP family intramembrane glutamic endopeptidase → MSNETRIWGRSDLSYRPSRLGTSVLVLALVCAWLGLFSISILGSFWRLGHPDAPTSELTRADQVADLVVLTLQFAIGVVAILTVLFLRRRVLVTVLPRRSGSAADAAIAWCAAIAASSACALMLDRLGMARFDLSIPAVVESPALAAVSAVSAGLREEPLLAALPVLLLVGRIPIGWIMILAGAMRGSLYLYFGGGGFVWAALWGAAAVWVYCKYRRLWVLVVVHGFVMNIQALDRILDFDSAAMVLQWGNILVLFGALALWIVPRALDTLHLGEVKAEAAPSTAVAADTAVELPFVPPDEMRPNTPTGSI